The DNA region GGAAGACGCGATTGCCCGGCTGCCggagccgttgaggaggctgttgaggttggatcACGCGGGTGCGTCGGCCAAGACGAACGCGTATTATGAcgctggggtggtggtggggagggttcTGCCGTTGGAGATAAGCGAGGATAACCTGCTTGTGTCTTTGGTGCTGGTAAGTTTTCTGCCGGTCAGGTTCAGGGAGATGCTGGAGGAAAAGGACGCAAAGGCGCTGCTGTTGTTTGCGTGGTATCATGCCAAGATTGGGCAgtttgggaggtggtgggtttggaggagggcggtgacTGAGGGGAGGGCTATTTTGGCTTATTTGGAGAGGTACTATGGGGGAACGGTgggtggggatgaggagctgTTGGGGTATCCGAAGAAGTGGTGTgggatggaggtgatggtgaatgAGGGGATGACTTGATTGGTTGTGCAGTATTTTTGTgctgttggggaagaaggaggacagGTTCATGCTAGAGCTGTATGTAGGTATGCTTCAAGAAGCGCTCTGAAGCACCGCCTTGCCGAACCTATTATCTAGTGATAACACGATGCATAGGTACCTACCTGTCTTATCtcggtaggtaggtatatgTGGTTACACTACTACTGTTGAAATATGTAAAGATGAGCCAAATTGGGAGTGGTGGATGAATAAGGTGcctggtaggtaggtaggtaggtaccagGTAATCTGAAAGCCAAGAGATCATGTTCCCCCATGCCAAAGCTTTGGCAGAGATTATCAACAACTTCAAACAACACCCGATTCCCTGCTGCTTCGAGCTCCCAACATGATGACAGCTTGCCTCAGGGTTAATGTCCGTCATCTTCCCTGGGCGCTGGAGATGTCGACAAAGAaatcccccaacccttcAAACCGCCAAGACGGGACCCAAGTGTCGCAAAGAGTTGGAAGGTGTGAACCTGGGGGGTGTGGCAGTGCCCATCTTGGCAAAATGAGACACTGCCCTCAAAGCATCTTGGCATTCGGTCTTCAAAAGTCACGACCACCCCGCAATCAGACACCTATCTGGATGTTGAGACGCAGctacaacatcaacaacattgTTTTTCGCTCTGAACAGATCAGATCAATCCCGGCCCAACTCACTCAAGATGTCATTCGCACCCCCACCATAcctcccgcccccaccaAAAGACAACcctcccaccatctcccacGGTGCCCTCCCAACCGAAGAACCTCCAGCCTACTCCCAGCTAGAATCAACAACCTTCGACCCGAACGACCCCATGCCCCCAGCCACCTTTTCCGTCCACGGCCGCTTCATCTacgcctccccctccccctccacacccCCGAGCTCAGACCCCTCCTACCAAACCGATTACCCCATCCTGACACCCACACACGGTTCTCGAACAGTCAACTTTCAGCGCGTGCAGTACAGGTACCGAGCCTCCAACGCCACCGGCAGGCCCGTCATCTCCCACCGCGGCAAAGACCTCTACACCCTGTCCCACCACCTGCCCATCCTGGGGATGCCCTTCCAGGCTATGGCCGTTCCCAAGAGTCGAAAGACGCTTGGGGAGGTGCATATTGCCAAGTCGCCTGCTTTTCACACAGGGTACCGCGCGAATAGGGTATTGCCTGATCATGAGGTTGCcaggttggagaggaagggggagaaggtgccGAAGGAGTATCACTTTCAGatcaaggaggggggggctgAGAGATGGGTGTGGAAAGATTCGAATGGAAGGGCGGTGGCCTTTCAGTGGAGGGGGCAAAGAAGTGagtttggcggtggtgatggtcagCCGGGGAGTAGTCGGGATccggatgggggggttggtgatggggggggatggggggtgcCCAGGCTCCAGGTTCTGGTGGAGTTAGACAGGAGGACGCTGGATAGTTTGGTGGCGGTGTGGTGTCTGTGGGCGATGCATTTGCATCATGAGGCTACGGCACCCAAGAAGACCTGGGAAGATCGTATGTCCTCCTATAAGTTGATCACGCTGCTCGAgaggtggccgaggtgtTTATTCCACTTTTATGGCGTGTGCTAACTATAAGTTGGCAGGATTGACCttgatggcgaggaagagaccGGAGGGTACGCCACAGGGGGGCTTTTATACTATGAAGTTTTAATGGTTGGATGCATAGAAGCACAGGGGTTGGGTGGAGAAGGATGGTCGTGGTTGGAAACAAATGATACCCTGGACGATGGATCAAATTGAATGAAGAACCGATGTTGTTCTCTCACATAATGATAGACTCAAGAAGCAGTGTGTCTACTTTGAATCTGCGCCCATGTCGCATAAAAAGCCACTGGCTGCTCTCCCGTTTTCCTCGACAACATCGTAGTTCCAAATCCTCTCAAACTTGGCAGATATCTCTTCCCCAAACTTGACCTTGTCGTTGCCGACTCTTTGATCCTGCCACTGAAAAAGATCCACGGCCTCTCGAGTCGCCTGGACAACCCACTGGGTCCTCTCAAAGCGGGCATCGTTGTATCCTTTCAGTGCAGCCTCCACAATTGCACGCTCGTCTTTGACTGAAGTAGACCCCGCCTCCAGCTTGTCGTTGAGATGGCTCAATAATGTGGCCAAGAAGTATGCATCTTCTATCCCAAgccctcccccagcaccaagaTGAGGGCCAGTGGCATGCGCCGCATCACCAGCAAGGCACACCCTTCCTCTGATATAAGTGGACGCTGGGTTCTCAGCCATATCGAAGATTGCCCActtttccatctcatccgGGAAGAGCTGAGCAATGTTTCTGGCCGTCTCATTCCATCCCTGAAGTGCATCAATCACCTCCTTTCTGGACCCCTGACAGGTATGTCTTCCTTGCGCCACCAAACCCTCTGGCCAATCCCTGTTCTTATCCGAGATGACAACCAGTACGTTTAAAACGGAGCTGTTTCCCACGGGATATGTGATGATGTGAGAGTCTGGCCCATTGTACATGAACCTCGTCGAGCACTTGTACTTCCCAATCGCTTGGACAGCCTGGTCCATCGGGACCAACGACCGGTAGCAAAACCTTTGCGAGTATCCCGGGTATGCCGCCTTCACTAGATTCTTCCCCGTCGATCCCAGCACGTAGTGCCTCACTTGAGATCTGATTCCAtcacaacccaccaccacagtgGCATTGACCTTACTCCCGTCTTTAAAACTGACCAGCACCCCATTGTCCGTTTCCCGAATTCCCTCGAGCTCCTTTCCAAACTCGACCGATCCAGAGGGCAGCAGTGATGCCCACGCGTCCAAAATGTCACTCCTCTTGCACCCTTGAAACCCATCCTTGCCCACGAACTTCTTGTAcatcaactccccctcctcagaaTGCCCGTTGACCCACTGGAAGTAGTCTTCTCCGTTGGGGTTTGCCACCCTCTTGAAAGCTTTCAGAACATCTTTGGACAGGTACCCCATCGCCTTTTCAGCATTGGGACTGAAGCCGAGGCCTGCGCCAATGTCCCGAAACCCAGGAGCGCGCTCGTAAATGGTGAAGGGGACTTTGCGTTCGcggaggccgaggccgagggtgATGCCGGTTATACCAGCCCCGATGATGGCGACGCGGACGTCCTTGGTAGTGGCGCTGGGCATGTTTGGTTGTTACTGACGGTGTGGCAGATGATTGGGCAAACACAAAGCTTCAAGGTTGACGTCGAGACTGCTCTTCGGAACTAAAGCCGATGAGCTCAATAGCCAGATATGGGGAAGGAAGGATGACGAGGCAGGTGGGTTAAAGGTGTTTTCGGCAACGAGGTGGGGATATATGTACCGGAGTCCCGATGGAATGCACCTCAGTCAGCCACGCAGCCCGTCGCACCGGACTTTTGGCCGGTGCCCGAGCTGTATCCCTGGCGCAGTAGGTAGATGGCGTCTTGCGAGTCGTGGACGCTGGAAAGCTCTGAACTTCAAGCAGAAAAACACCCCGGTTGTTTGTTGACTTCCATCCTTTCCTGGACGAAGACATTGTCAAGGGTGAAAAAGGTAGCAAGATGACACTGATCAAAGTCCCTCAGACGctgaaaaaggaaaaggttCTCCTTACCGGTAAGTGTGCTCACTTCTCTTGTTAAGTTTCATGTGAGAGTTGACCATCCGACCAGGCGGCACTGGCTTCGTGGCCTCCCACGTCCTCGACTCCCTGGCAACCAACGGCCACCCTGTTGTCGTCACCGTCCGCTcagaagaaaaaggcaaccgcctcctccaatcccTCTCTCACTTCGGCGCCTCCAACCAAGTCCAATACGCCATCGTCCCCGACATCTCCACCAAAAACGCCTTCGATCCCATCCTTCACGACCACCGCTTCACCTACGTAATTCACACCGCATCCCCCTATCAACTCTCCTTCGCCGACCCCGTCAACGACTgcctcaaccccgccatcaaggGCACCACCTACCTCCTCGACTCCATCCACCGCCTCTGCCCCTCGGTCACCCGCGTGgtcatcacctcctccagcgccgCTATCCTCAATCCGCCCAACCACCGCGATGTCTACGATGAGTCCTCGTGGTCAGATGTGAGCTGGGAGCAGGCCATGCAGCCAGAGCACACCTACCGTGCCAGCAAGAAATTCGCCGAGCAGGCTGCCTGGTCTTTTCTCGAGGAGCACAACCCGCGGTTCACCATCGCGACGATCAACAACACCTATACTTTTGGTCCGCTCTCGCGATCGCTGGCGAATTCGGCAAAGTTTAGCGCGGCAGATGTGAACACCTCCAACCGCCGGATTTGGGATCTGATTCATGGCAAGTGGCGAAACCCAGATGGATCGGCGTGCATCCCGTCCACGGCGCCAGTGTTTACGTTTGTGGACGTGAGGGACGTCGCGGATGCGCACCtggcggctttggcggcgCCGGGACAGAGATATTACACTGTAGGAGGGTTCTTTTCCAACTATCAGATTGCAAGGATTGTGGACGAAGAGTTCAAGGGAGTGCTGGGGGATGATGTGCTCCCGAATCTGAAAGGGCAAGAGGATGATTTTGAGGAAGACAAGCACTGGAAGTTTGATGTGAGTAGGAGtgagaaggagttggggatACGGTATAGGGGGTTGAGAGAGTGTGTGAGGGATGCCGTGGTGAGTATGCTGGAGTTTGAAAAGGGGACGACTTTCAACTAGGAGTATCTGAGGTGGATCCTTTTGTTCATAGAGTTGAACCAGCCTGCTAGTGATAACCAAAGCTGTTTGCCTGTCGATTGTCTTCTTATTCTCTTTCCTTGAgcttcaacttcaagacATCATCATGTACCTAAAATCAAATGATCTGCCGTTGATTCCAGTGACAGACAAAAAAGGTGCAATATCGATCCTTTCTCAGCAAAGATCCACTCCAGAATCAGGCACGGAATCTAGACACCTTAGGTAGATACCCTTTGGTTGACAGTTGATCGCGACCAAAGTTGACCACTTGTCATGTCCCTAAAGCCAGAGGCGGTGTGaccccctttccttttccttcggAAGCTCGAGCATCGGGCATTGGCCCATCGGTAAGCCACTCAGAGCTTGTCTCGGTTGTGTCATCCTCACCACGGCAAAGGGTGGTCGCACAGACGAACAACTGGACGATCTCCGTCAGTTGACTGTTGAGTGATACTGCAGCTGTACACAAACCACCCtagtgatgatgttggttCTGACGAGCGGCGAGTCCGAAGAGGATCATGATCGACTTGAATGTCTGGAACATGTATGTTGAAAGTGATATCAAAACAGGTTGCCTTGCCGCAAAGTTGGCCATACGGAGTGGCCCAGTTCGCTTCCAGATGACGGTATTCCAGGTTTCCCAAGTGGGGGAcgggatggtggtgtgcGGTCGAGTGCAGTGCACATGCTGCGCCGTAGGCTGGCATCTGCGTGCAAGTGGTAATTAAGATGCGGAGACAAGATGCCAGCTCGGTTGGGCCATTGACGGTACCGCGCCCACCTAGACAAGGTACCTTGGGCGAACCAAGTTGACATCTGGGCGATGGTGAGTGTGGGATATTGTAGCTATCGGATGGTATTATATATGGGCCTGAGATGAGGATGGACGACAAAGAAGCCTCTGCTGAGAAACGGCCTGCCGATATTGGCATTCGAGGCGCCTCGCCTACGGATAAAGCGAGGGGATGCAACAACgatgtgatgggggtggaacCTGAAACAAGCCTAGCTGGGTGGATATCTCCGACAC from Podospora pseudocomata strain CBS 415.72m chromosome 3, whole genome shotgun sequence includes:
- a CDS encoding hypothetical protein (EggNog:ENOG503PUH0) yields the protein MSFAPPPYLPPPPKDNPPTISHGALPTEEPPAYSQLESTTFDPNDPMPPATFSVHGRFIYASPSPSTPPSSDPSYQTDYPILTPTHGSRTVNFQRVQYRYRASNATGRPVISHRGKDLYTLSHHLPILGMPFQAMAVPKSRKTLGEVHIAKSPAFHTGYRANRVLPDHEVARLERKGEKVPKEYHFQIKEGGAERWVWKDSNGRAVAFQWRGQRSEFGGGDGQPGSSRDPDGGVGDGGGWGVPRLQVLVELDRRTLDSLVAVWCLWAMHLHHEATAPKKTWEDRLTLMARKRPEGTPQGGFYTMKF
- a CDS encoding hypothetical protein (EggNog:ENOG503NY33; COG:C), which encodes MPSATTKDVRVAIIGAGITGITLGLGLRERKVPFTIYERAPGFRDIGAGLGFSPNAEKAMGYLSKDVLKAFKRVANPNGEDYFQWVNGHSEEGELMYKKFVGKDGFQGCKRSDILDAWASLLPSGSVEFGKELEGIRETDNGVLVSFKDGSKVNATVVVGCDGIRSQVRHYVLGSTGKNLVKAAYPGYSQRFCYRSLVPMDQAVQAIGKYKCSTRFMYNGPDSHIITYPVGNSSVLNVLVVISDKNRDWPEGLVAQGRHTCQGSRKEVIDALQGWNETARNIAQLFPDEMEKWAIFDMAENPASTYIRGRVCLAGDAAHATGPHLGAGGGLGIEDAYFLATLLSHLNDKLEAGSTSVKDERAIVEAALKGYNDARFERTQWVVQATREAVDLFQWQDQRVGNDKVKFGEEISAKFERIWNYDVVEENGRAASGFLCDMGADSK
- the GRE2_1 gene encoding methylglyoxal reductase (NADPH-dependent) gre2 (COG:V; EggNog:ENOG503NVWR), which translates into the protein MTLIKVPQTLKKEKVLLTGGTGFVASHVLDSLATNGHPVVVTVRSEEKGNRLLQSLSHFGASNQVQYAIVPDISTKNAFDPILHDHRFTYVIHTASPYQLSFADPVNDCLNPAIKGTTYLLDSIHRLCPSVTRVVITSSSAAILNPPNHRDVYDESSWSDVSWEQAMQPEHTYRASKKFAEQAAWSFLEEHNPRFTIATINNTYTFGPLSRSLANSAKFSAADVNTSNRRIWDLIHGKWRNPDGSACIPSTAPVFTFVDVRDVADAHLAALAAPGQRYYTVGGFFSNYQIARIVDEEFKGVLGDDVLPNLKGQEDDFEEDKHWKFDVSRSEKELGIRYRGLRECVRDAVVSMLEFEKGTTFN